One Paralichthys olivaceus isolate ysfri-2021 chromosome 8, ASM2471397v2, whole genome shotgun sequence genomic region harbors:
- the aars2 gene encoding alanine--tRNA ligase, mitochondrial isoform X1 — protein MFRFGLWRLRQLGGPPGLLSDRSARSFSGCPPELPAALVRSTFLEFFRKKHGHLLVPSSPVRPRGDPSLLFVNAGMNQFKPVFLGTVDPRSSMASYRRVVNSQKCVRAGGKHNDLEDVGRDVYHHTFFEMLGNWSFGDYFKEEACSMAWNLLTEHYGIPADRLYVSYFAGDARSGLSADEETRHIWLDIGVPPSRLLPFGLKENFWEMGESGPCGPCTEIHYDHIGGRDATKLVNADSPDVVEIWNLVFIQYNRETDHSLRLLPQFSVDTGMGLERLVSVLQGKRSNYDTDLFTPLLHAIHQRSKVGAYGVLTGAADQRKVDMAYRVVADHIRTLSVCIADGVHPGMSGAELVLRRILRRAVRFCVEVLQAPQGALASLVPTVAHTLGGVYPELHTEVDRIMDIVNENEAHFLSSLQQGSRLIHRTLNKMDYKHGVFPVSVVWSLHRDLGFPLDLVDLMLEERGVQVDRQELDRLIAENQKVASEVRSGEQSQLMLDVVSLAELQRLTVPHTDDSLKYRYRQEEEQYVFPECSATVLALYDGQTLVSEVTEGQRCGVILDRTCFYSEQGGQSHDQGYFTRDGLQVFPVSKDVLFPVEHVVVAGGYVVHQVTATELLKTGDKVHLHLDESHRWSCMVRHTATHLLNFSLKTVLGSSVHQRGSHVSADRLRFDFTVKGSLSVSQLQQVEKCVNDIVSANQIVHSQELPLQTARSIKGLRTVDEVYPDPVRVVSVAVPVSELLDDKTDRQTSVELCCGTHLLKTGAIEDLVIVSERQMVKGISRIIAVTGQEATRAREAGQVLSEDVDSLAARLTDSAHSHLDSAQRLAKEVGVLSDTVDTTPIPQWQRRELQHRLRALQRSSNTAVRRLETREAAGNAQALLEKNGRKVLLVDSLETDSLSVLMKTVNQVSAVSPLSYVMLLAHQRHSGKVLCACQVPKDANSLPASDWALALCQHLGGSAGGTAVVAKGTGSSSDITEALRWAEEFARHKTQR, from the exons TTTAAGCCCGTCTTCCTGGGCACGGTGGACCCCCGCAGCTCGATGGCCTCGTACCGCAGAGTGGTCAACAGCCAGAAATGTGTCCGAGCCGGAGGCAAACACAACGACCTGGAGGACGTGGGCCGGGACGTGTATCACCACACCTTCTTCGAGATGCTGGGAAACTGGTCGTTTGGAGACTACttcaag gaggaGGCGTGTTCGATGGCGTGGAACCTCCTCACAGAACATTATGGGATCCCTGCAGACAGACTCTACGTGTCTTATTTTGCTGGTGATGCCAGGTCGGGTTTGTCAGCTGATGAGGAGACTCGACACATCTGGTTGGACATTGG GGTCCCCCCCAGTCGCCTCCTGCCATTCGGCCTCAAGGAGAACTTCTGGGAGATGGGAGAGTCGGGCCCCTGTGGCCCCTGCACTGAGATCCACTATGACCACATCGGGGGACGAGACGCCACCAAGCTGGTCAACGCAGACAGTCCTGATGTGGTGGAGATCTGGAACCTGGTCTTCATTCAGTAtaacag GGAGACGGACCACAGTCTTCGTCTGCTGCCTCAGTTCAGTGTGGACACTGGGATGGGTCTGGAGAGACTGGTGAGCGTCCTGCAGGGAAAAAGATCAAACTACGACACCGACCTGTTCACCCCCCTGCTCCACGCCATCCACCAG aggtcaaaggttggGGCGTACGGCGTCCTGACGGGTGCAGCTGACCAGAGGAAGGTGGACATGGCGTACAGGGTGGTGGCCGATCACATCCGCACTCTATCAGTCTGCATTGCAGACGGCGTTCATCCCGGCATGTCGGGAGCCGA GTTGGTGTTGAGGAGGATTTTACGCAGAGCAGTTCGTTTTTGTGTCGAGGTCCTCCAGGCTCCTCAGGGAGCGCTGGCCAGCCTGGTTCCTACGGTTGCCCACACCCTG GGTGGCGTGTATCCTGAGCTCCACACGGAGGTCGACCGA ATCATGGACATCGTTAACGAGAATGAGGCTCACTTCCTGTCGTCTCTGCAGCAGGGCAGCAGGCTCATCCACCGCACGCTCAACAAAATGGACTACAAACATGGAGTCTTCCCTG tctcggTGGTCTGGTCTCTACACAGGGATCTGGGTTTTCCTCTGGACCTGGTCGACCTGAtgttggaggagagaggagtccAGGTCGACCGTCAGGAGCTGGACCGACTCATTGCAGAGAACCAAAAG GTGGCGTCAGAGGTGCGGTCAGGTGAGCAGTCTCAGTTGATGCTGGACGTCGTCTCCCTGGCGGAGCTGCAGCGTCTCACCGTTCCTCACACCGACGACAGCCTCAAGTACCGGTACCGACAGGAAGAGGAACAATACG TTTTCCCTGAATGCAGTGCAACGGTCCTGGCGCTGTACGACGGTCAGACTCTGGTGTCAGAGGTCACTGAGGGTCAGCGCTGTGGCGTCATCCTGGATCGGACGTGTTTCTACTCTGAGCAGGGGGGGCAGTCACATGACCAGGGCTACTTCACCCGGGATGGACTGCAG GTGTTTCCTGTCTCTAAGGACGTGCTGTTTCCTGTGGAGCACGTGGTTGTGGCAGGGGGGTACGTGGTCCATCAGGTGACCGCCACTGAGCTTCTGAAGACTGGAGACAAGGTCCACTTACACCTGGATgag aGTCACAGGTGGTCGTGTATGGTGAGACACACAGCGACTCACCTGTTGAACTTTTCTCTGAAGACAGTTCTTGGTtcttcagttcatcagagaggttCTCATGTGTCAGCTGATCGACTCCGCTTCGACTTCACTGTCAAG GGTTCTCTGAGCGTCTCTCAGCTGCAGCAAGTAGAGAAGTGTGTTAACGACATcgtctcagccaatcagatcgTCCACAGCCAGGAGCTTCCTCTGCAGACCGCCAGGAGCATCAAGGGACTGAGAACAGTGGACGAG GTGTATCCTGACCCTGTCCGCGTGGTGTCGGTCGCGGTCCCTGTTTCTGAGCTATTGGACgataagacagacagacagacgtctGTGGAGCTCTGCTGTGGAAC TCACCTGCTTAAGACCGGAGCTATCGAGGATCTGGTGATTGTCTCTGAAAGACAGATGGTCAAAGGAATCAGTCGCATCATCGCTGTGACGGGACAGGAAGCAACAAGG GCTCGGGAGGCGGGTCAGGTTTTGTCTGAGGATGTGGATTCTCTGGCAGCCAGACTAACAGACTCCGCCCACTCCCATCTTGACTCTGCCCAGCGCCTCGCCAAGGAGGTTGGAGTCCTCTCTGAT ACTGTAGATACCACACCCATCCCCCAGTGGCAGCGCAGAGAACTGCAGCATCGACTCAGAGCTCTGCAGAGGAGCAGCAACACGGCCGTCAGGAGGCTGGAGACCAGAGAG GCTGCAGGTAATGCTCAGGCCCTGCTGGAGAAGAACGGCAGGAAGGTTCTGCTGGTGGACTCGTTGGAGACGGACTCTCTGTCG GTTTTGATGAAGACGGTGAACCAGGTGAGCGCCGTTTCTCCTCTCAGTTACGTGATGCTGCTCGCTCACCAGAGGCATTCTGGGAAGGTTCTCTGTGCCTGTCAGGTTCCCAAG GATGCGAACTCTCTCCCGGCCTCTGATTGGGCGCTGGCGCTGTGTCAGCACCTCGGGGGGAGTGCTGGGGGCACAGCAGTGGTTGCCAAGGGAACAGGAAgcagcagtgacatcacagaggCTCTGAGGTGGGCAGAGGAGTTTGCCCGACACAAAACACAACGATGA
- the aars2 gene encoding alanine--tRNA ligase, mitochondrial isoform X2, translated as MFRFGLWRLRQLGGPPGLLSDRSARSFSGCPPELPAALVRSTFLEFFRKKHGHLLVPSSPVRPRGDPSLLFVNAGMNQFKPVFLGTVDPRSSMASYRRVVNSQKCVRAGGKHNDLEDVGRDVYHHTFFEMLGNWSFGDYFKEEACSMAWNLLTEHYGIPADRLYVSYFAGDARSGLSADEETRHIWLDIGVPPSRLLPFGLKENFWEMGESGPCGPCTEIHYDHIGGRDATKLVNADSPDVVEIWNLVFIQYNRETDHSLRLLPQFSVDTGMGLERLVSVLQGKRSNYDTDLFTPLLHAIHQRSKVGAYGVLTGAADQRKVDMAYRVVADHIRTLSVCIADGVHPGMSGAELVLRRILRRAVRFCVEVLQAPQGALASLVPTVAHTLGGVYPELHTEVDRIMDIVNENEAHFLSSLQQGSRLIHRTLNKMDYKHGVFPVSVVWSLHRDLGFPLDLVDLMLEERGVQVDRQELDRLIAENQKVASEVRSGEQSQLMLDVVSLAELQRLTVPHTDDSLKYRYRQEEEQYVFPECSATVLALYDGQTLVSEVTEGQRCGVILDRTCFYSEQGGQSHDQGYFTRDGLQDVLFPVEHVVVAGGYVVHQVTATELLKTGDKVHLHLDESHRWSCMVRHTATHLLNFSLKTVLGSSVHQRGSHVSADRLRFDFTVKGSLSVSQLQQVEKCVNDIVSANQIVHSQELPLQTARSIKGLRTVDEVYPDPVRVVSVAVPVSELLDDKTDRQTSVELCCGTHLLKTGAIEDLVIVSERQMVKGISRIIAVTGQEATRAREAGQVLSEDVDSLAARLTDSAHSHLDSAQRLAKEVGVLSDTVDTTPIPQWQRRELQHRLRALQRSSNTAVRRLETREAAGNAQALLEKNGRKVLLVDSLETDSLSVLMKTVNQVSAVSPLSYVMLLAHQRHSGKVLCACQVPKDANSLPASDWALALCQHLGGSAGGTAVVAKGTGSSSDITEALRWAEEFARHKTQR; from the exons TTTAAGCCCGTCTTCCTGGGCACGGTGGACCCCCGCAGCTCGATGGCCTCGTACCGCAGAGTGGTCAACAGCCAGAAATGTGTCCGAGCCGGAGGCAAACACAACGACCTGGAGGACGTGGGCCGGGACGTGTATCACCACACCTTCTTCGAGATGCTGGGAAACTGGTCGTTTGGAGACTACttcaag gaggaGGCGTGTTCGATGGCGTGGAACCTCCTCACAGAACATTATGGGATCCCTGCAGACAGACTCTACGTGTCTTATTTTGCTGGTGATGCCAGGTCGGGTTTGTCAGCTGATGAGGAGACTCGACACATCTGGTTGGACATTGG GGTCCCCCCCAGTCGCCTCCTGCCATTCGGCCTCAAGGAGAACTTCTGGGAGATGGGAGAGTCGGGCCCCTGTGGCCCCTGCACTGAGATCCACTATGACCACATCGGGGGACGAGACGCCACCAAGCTGGTCAACGCAGACAGTCCTGATGTGGTGGAGATCTGGAACCTGGTCTTCATTCAGTAtaacag GGAGACGGACCACAGTCTTCGTCTGCTGCCTCAGTTCAGTGTGGACACTGGGATGGGTCTGGAGAGACTGGTGAGCGTCCTGCAGGGAAAAAGATCAAACTACGACACCGACCTGTTCACCCCCCTGCTCCACGCCATCCACCAG aggtcaaaggttggGGCGTACGGCGTCCTGACGGGTGCAGCTGACCAGAGGAAGGTGGACATGGCGTACAGGGTGGTGGCCGATCACATCCGCACTCTATCAGTCTGCATTGCAGACGGCGTTCATCCCGGCATGTCGGGAGCCGA GTTGGTGTTGAGGAGGATTTTACGCAGAGCAGTTCGTTTTTGTGTCGAGGTCCTCCAGGCTCCTCAGGGAGCGCTGGCCAGCCTGGTTCCTACGGTTGCCCACACCCTG GGTGGCGTGTATCCTGAGCTCCACACGGAGGTCGACCGA ATCATGGACATCGTTAACGAGAATGAGGCTCACTTCCTGTCGTCTCTGCAGCAGGGCAGCAGGCTCATCCACCGCACGCTCAACAAAATGGACTACAAACATGGAGTCTTCCCTG tctcggTGGTCTGGTCTCTACACAGGGATCTGGGTTTTCCTCTGGACCTGGTCGACCTGAtgttggaggagagaggagtccAGGTCGACCGTCAGGAGCTGGACCGACTCATTGCAGAGAACCAAAAG GTGGCGTCAGAGGTGCGGTCAGGTGAGCAGTCTCAGTTGATGCTGGACGTCGTCTCCCTGGCGGAGCTGCAGCGTCTCACCGTTCCTCACACCGACGACAGCCTCAAGTACCGGTACCGACAGGAAGAGGAACAATACG TTTTCCCTGAATGCAGTGCAACGGTCCTGGCGCTGTACGACGGTCAGACTCTGGTGTCAGAGGTCACTGAGGGTCAGCGCTGTGGCGTCATCCTGGATCGGACGTGTTTCTACTCTGAGCAGGGGGGGCAGTCACATGACCAGGGCTACTTCACCCGGGATGGACTGCAG GACGTGCTGTTTCCTGTGGAGCACGTGGTTGTGGCAGGGGGGTACGTGGTCCATCAGGTGACCGCCACTGAGCTTCTGAAGACTGGAGACAAGGTCCACTTACACCTGGATgag aGTCACAGGTGGTCGTGTATGGTGAGACACACAGCGACTCACCTGTTGAACTTTTCTCTGAAGACAGTTCTTGGTtcttcagttcatcagagaggttCTCATGTGTCAGCTGATCGACTCCGCTTCGACTTCACTGTCAAG GGTTCTCTGAGCGTCTCTCAGCTGCAGCAAGTAGAGAAGTGTGTTAACGACATcgtctcagccaatcagatcgTCCACAGCCAGGAGCTTCCTCTGCAGACCGCCAGGAGCATCAAGGGACTGAGAACAGTGGACGAG GTGTATCCTGACCCTGTCCGCGTGGTGTCGGTCGCGGTCCCTGTTTCTGAGCTATTGGACgataagacagacagacagacgtctGTGGAGCTCTGCTGTGGAAC TCACCTGCTTAAGACCGGAGCTATCGAGGATCTGGTGATTGTCTCTGAAAGACAGATGGTCAAAGGAATCAGTCGCATCATCGCTGTGACGGGACAGGAAGCAACAAGG GCTCGGGAGGCGGGTCAGGTTTTGTCTGAGGATGTGGATTCTCTGGCAGCCAGACTAACAGACTCCGCCCACTCCCATCTTGACTCTGCCCAGCGCCTCGCCAAGGAGGTTGGAGTCCTCTCTGAT ACTGTAGATACCACACCCATCCCCCAGTGGCAGCGCAGAGAACTGCAGCATCGACTCAGAGCTCTGCAGAGGAGCAGCAACACGGCCGTCAGGAGGCTGGAGACCAGAGAG GCTGCAGGTAATGCTCAGGCCCTGCTGGAGAAGAACGGCAGGAAGGTTCTGCTGGTGGACTCGTTGGAGACGGACTCTCTGTCG GTTTTGATGAAGACGGTGAACCAGGTGAGCGCCGTTTCTCCTCTCAGTTACGTGATGCTGCTCGCTCACCAGAGGCATTCTGGGAAGGTTCTCTGTGCCTGTCAGGTTCCCAAG GATGCGAACTCTCTCCCGGCCTCTGATTGGGCGCTGGCGCTGTGTCAGCACCTCGGGGGGAGTGCTGGGGGCACAGCAGTGGTTGCCAAGGGAACAGGAAgcagcagtgacatcacagaggCTCTGAGGTGGGCAGAGGAGTTTGCCCGACACAAAACACAACGATGA